One genomic window of Motacilla alba alba isolate MOTALB_02 chromosome 3, Motacilla_alba_V1.0_pri, whole genome shotgun sequence includes the following:
- the CCN6 gene encoding cellular communication network factor 6, whose amino-acid sequence MCRNMRWLLVPTIFIIPYTQQFFHSPPEQPGDKPSEAGEVQRKEVCRWPCRCPPVPACTPGVSLVKDGCGCCKVCAKQAGEPCNEADVCDPHKGLYCDYSEDEPRYETGVCAYLVAVGCEINGVYYANGQTFQPNQLYKCLCVSGTIGCTPAFTPRLAGSPCTRVPGRRKPGQSICGLGQHKQLQSTNYRLMSAYRSLPLVLKKKCLIQATPWTPCSRTCGIGISSRVTNDNRKCEMKKEKRLCFIQPCPTNMLKKIKIPKGKTCQPTFQLPKAEKLVFSGCSTTQRYKLTFCGVCLDKRCCIPNKSKMITVQFECPDEGFFSWKMMWITSCVCQRICGAPGDIFSQLKLL is encoded by the exons ATGTGCAGGAACATGCGGTGGCTCCTTGTTCCCACCATCTTCATCATCCCTTATACTCAACAG TTTTTCCACAGCCcaccagagcagcctggagatAAACCTTCAGAAGCTGGAGAAGTCCAGCGCAAGGAAGTTTGCCGCTGGCCGTGCCGATGCCCGCCGGTGCCAGCCTGCACCCCTGGGGTCAGCCTGGTGAAGgatggctgtggctgctgtaaGGTCTGTGCCAAGCAGGCAGGAGAGCCCTGCAATGAAGCAGATGTCTGTGATCCCCACAAAGGGCTCTACTGCGACTACTCGGAAGACGAGCCTAGGTACGAAACAGGCGTGTGTGCAT ATCTGGTAGCCGTAGGATGTGAGATCAATGGAGTTTATTACGCCAACGGGCAGACCTTTCAGCCCAACCAGCTTTATAAGTGCCTGTGTGTCAGTGGCACAATCGGATGCACTCCTGCATTCACACCAAGATTAGCAGGAAGCCCCTGCACCAGGGTCCCAGGCAGAAGGAAGCCAGGACAATCCATCTGTGGCCTGGGACAGCACAAGCAACTTCAATCAACCAACTACAGACTGATGTCAG CTTACAGAAGCTTACCActagttttgaagaaaaagtgcCTCATACAGGCAACTCCCTGGACACCCTGTTCCAGGACCTGTGGCATAGGCATATCCAGCAGAGTGACCAACGacaacagaaaatgtgaaatgaaaaaagaaaagagattatGCTTCATCCAGCCTTGTCCGACCAAtatgctgaagaaaataaag attccaaagggaaaaacatgTCAACCAACTTTCCAGCTTCCAAAAGCAGAGAAGCTAGTTTTTTCTGGATGCTCAACTACTCAAAGATACAAACTAACTTTCTGTGGAGTGTGCTTGGACAAGAGGTGCTGCATTCCTAACAAGTCCAAAATGATCACTGTACAGTTTGAGTGTCCCGACGAAGGCTTCTTCAGTTGGAAGATGATGTGGATAACATCGTGTGTGTGTCAGAGGATTTGCGGTGCTCCAGGAGACATATTTTCCCAACTCAAACTCCTATGA